Proteins encoded in a region of the Streptomyces sp. NBC_01471 genome:
- a CDS encoding GDSL-type esterase/lipase family protein gives MNSPHHDTPALISTPLTEDLVRGALDVERTEHGLLPHRLPARARAQCSDEQLAMAEAQPSGVRLAIRTRATTVELDTLRTKMAYEGAPPRPDGLYDLLVDGRLTDRAVVTGGNVRLVDLATGSAETHPGPVGTVRFTGLPAGPKDIEIWLPYNEVTELVALRTDAPVDAVPGSGRNVWLHHGSSISHGSNAESSTTTWPALAASLGGAELINVGLGGSALLDPFTARALRDTPADLISVKIGINIVNADLMRLRAFTPAVHGFLDTIREGHPTTPLLVVSPIHCPIHEDTPGPCAPDFSNGTVQFVATGDPAERAAGKLTLNVIRAELSRIVEQRAADDPHLHYLDGNELYGEADFAELPLPDQLHPDAATHCRIGERFAELAFGTDGPFTARRA, from the coding sequence ATGAATTCCCCGCACCACGACACCCCCGCGCTGATCAGCACGCCCCTCACCGAGGACCTCGTACGAGGCGCCCTCGACGTCGAACGCACCGAGCACGGCCTCCTGCCGCACCGGCTGCCCGCCCGGGCCCGCGCCCAGTGCTCCGACGAGCAGCTGGCCATGGCGGAGGCCCAGCCGTCCGGCGTGCGGCTGGCCATCCGCACCCGGGCCACCACCGTCGAGCTGGACACCCTCCGCACCAAGATGGCCTACGAGGGCGCACCGCCCCGCCCCGACGGGCTGTACGACCTGCTCGTCGACGGCCGCCTGACCGACCGGGCCGTCGTGACCGGCGGCAACGTAAGGCTGGTCGACCTGGCCACCGGTTCCGCGGAGACCCACCCGGGACCGGTCGGCACCGTCCGGTTCACCGGCCTGCCGGCCGGCCCCAAGGACATCGAGATCTGGCTGCCGTACAACGAGGTCACCGAACTGGTCGCGCTGCGCACCGACGCCCCCGTCGATGCCGTACCGGGCAGCGGCCGCAACGTATGGCTGCACCACGGCAGTTCGATCAGCCACGGCTCCAACGCCGAGAGCTCCACCACGACATGGCCCGCGCTGGCCGCCTCGCTCGGCGGCGCGGAGCTCATCAACGTCGGGCTCGGCGGCAGCGCCCTCCTCGACCCGTTCACGGCCCGCGCCCTGCGGGACACCCCCGCGGACCTGATCAGCGTCAAGATCGGCATCAACATCGTCAACGCCGACCTGATGCGGCTGCGCGCCTTCACCCCGGCCGTGCACGGCTTCCTCGACACGATCCGCGAGGGCCACCCCACCACACCACTGCTGGTCGTCTCGCCGATCCACTGCCCCATCCACGAGGACACCCCGGGACCCTGCGCCCCCGACTTCAGCAACGGGACGGTCCAGTTCGTGGCCACCGGCGACCCGGCGGAGCGCGCCGCGGGGAAGCTGACACTCAACGTCATCCGTGCGGAACTGTCCCGCATCGTGGAGCAGCGGGCAGCCGACGACCCCCACCTGCACTACCTCGACGGAAACGAGCTCTACGGCGAGGCGGACTTCGCCGAGCTGCCGCTGCCGGACCAGCTCCACCCGGACGCCGCGACGCACTGTCGCATCGGCGAACGCTTCGCCGAGCTGGCCTTCGGCACGGACGGACCGTTCACGGCCCGCCGGGCCTGA
- a CDS encoding multidrug efflux SMR transporter codes for MAWILLVVAGLLEVAWSIGMKYTEGFTRLWPSLFTGVGIVASMLLLSQAAKTLPIGTAYGVWVGIGAAGAAILGMVVLGEPTTAARIFFVCLLLVAVVGLKATSGH; via the coding sequence ATGGCCTGGATTCTGCTCGTCGTCGCTGGTCTGCTCGAAGTGGCCTGGTCGATCGGGATGAAGTACACCGAAGGTTTTACGAGGCTGTGGCCCAGCCTCTTCACCGGCGTGGGCATCGTCGCGTCGATGCTGCTGCTGTCGCAGGCGGCCAAGACCCTGCCGATCGGCACGGCGTACGGCGTCTGGGTGGGGATCGGCGCGGCCGGTGCGGCGATTCTGGGCATGGTCGTCCTGGGCGAGCCCACCACCGCCGCCCGGATCTTCTTCGTCTGCCTGCTGCTGGTCGCGGTCGTCGGCCTGAAGGCGACATCCGGGCATTAG
- a CDS encoding transglycosylase domain-containing protein — translation MSDEQPQQPGWTPRDREGGGPAEQPGSAAGAGASGRTGKAAKKRKRPRRKGWRRLIPTWRMVLGAVLVILLLIIGGFIAGYNLVDIPAANTAATAQSNVYLYSDGTEIARDGQVNRENVQLSQIPIGVQRAALSAEDRDFYSESAIDPEAMVRAAWNTVTGKGTQGGSTITQQYVKNYYLGQEQTISRKVKEFFISIKLDREESKDDILAGYLNTSYFGRNAYGIQAAAQAYYGKNIQDIDIAQGAYLASLLNAPSAYDIVVHPENKGRAEARWNYVLDGMVKKKWLSPGARAGEKFPVPGKVKPSSGLSGQRGYLVQAVKDDLTSNKVIDEDTLATGGYRITTTLQRSKQQALTKAVNDQVNSKLSKSRSADRNVRVGGASVEPDTGKVVAMYGGIDYTKQYVNNATRRDYQVGSTFKPFVFASAVENRSTTRDGRRITPSTIYDGTNHRTVQGPNGSTGYAPGNEDDVSYGNITVATATDKSVNAVYAQMAEDVGPSRVEQTAVDLGIPKKTPDLNPYSSIALGPSTASVLDMSEAYATLAGHGKHGTYTIVEKATKNGQKLSLPKKRTVQGVSRQAADTTTSILKSVVAHGTGTAAKSAGRPAAGKTGTAESDKAAWFAGYTPDLSTVISVMGQDPATGVQKPLYGALGLPRINGGGAPAQIWGQYTGAALAGTPRTPFRLDLQSGAHQEALPTPAKSSASPSATASSSSSSETPTGPPSAPPSTEPTTTPPEPSETPSSENPGVIGGLTDGGTDTGGGTDGGTGGETGGGTTGG, via the coding sequence GTGAGCGACGAGCAGCCACAGCAGCCCGGCTGGACCCCGCGGGACCGCGAAGGCGGCGGCCCGGCCGAGCAGCCCGGTTCCGCCGCAGGCGCCGGTGCCTCCGGCCGCACCGGGAAGGCGGCCAAGAAGCGCAAGCGCCCCAGGCGCAAGGGCTGGCGACGGCTGATCCCCACCTGGCGGATGGTCCTGGGCGCCGTTCTGGTGATCCTCCTGCTGATCATCGGAGGCTTCATCGCGGGCTACAACCTCGTCGACATCCCCGCCGCCAACACCGCGGCCACCGCACAGAGCAACGTCTACCTCTACTCGGACGGCACCGAAATCGCCCGCGACGGCCAGGTCAACCGCGAGAACGTACAGCTCTCCCAGATCCCCATCGGCGTCCAGCGCGCCGCGCTCTCCGCCGAGGACCGCGACTTCTACTCCGAGAGCGCCATCGACCCCGAGGCCATGGTCCGCGCCGCGTGGAACACCGTGACCGGCAAGGGCACCCAGGGCGGCTCGACCATCACCCAGCAGTACGTCAAGAACTACTACCTCGGCCAGGAACAGACCATCAGCCGCAAGGTCAAGGAGTTCTTCATCTCGATCAAGCTCGACCGCGAGGAGAGCAAGGACGACATCCTCGCGGGGTACCTGAACACCAGTTACTTCGGGCGCAACGCCTACGGCATCCAGGCCGCCGCCCAGGCGTACTACGGCAAGAACATCCAGGACATCGACATCGCCCAGGGCGCCTACCTCGCGTCCCTGCTCAACGCCCCCAGCGCGTACGACATCGTGGTGCACCCCGAGAACAAGGGCCGCGCCGAGGCCCGCTGGAACTACGTGCTCGACGGCATGGTCAAGAAGAAGTGGCTCAGCCCCGGGGCGCGCGCCGGGGAGAAGTTCCCGGTGCCCGGCAAGGTCAAGCCGTCGTCCGGTCTCTCCGGGCAGCGCGGCTACCTCGTCCAGGCCGTCAAGGACGACCTCACCAGCAACAAGGTCATCGACGAGGACACCCTCGCCACCGGCGGCTACCGCATCACGACCACCCTCCAGCGCAGCAAGCAGCAGGCGCTCACCAAAGCCGTGAACGACCAGGTGAACAGCAAGCTCAGCAAGAGCCGCAGCGCCGACCGCAACGTCCGCGTCGGCGGCGCGTCGGTGGAACCCGACACGGGCAAGGTCGTCGCGATGTACGGCGGCATCGACTACACGAAGCAGTACGTCAACAACGCCACCCGGCGGGACTACCAGGTCGGCTCCACCTTCAAGCCGTTCGTCTTCGCCTCGGCCGTGGAGAACCGTTCGACCACCCGGGACGGGCGCAGGATCACCCCGAGCACCATCTACGACGGCACCAACCACCGCACGGTGCAGGGCCCCAACGGATCCACCGGCTACGCGCCGGGCAACGAGGACGACGTGTCGTACGGCAACATCACCGTCGCCACCGCCACCGACAAGTCCGTCAACGCGGTGTACGCGCAGATGGCCGAGGACGTCGGCCCGTCCAGGGTCGAGCAGACCGCCGTGGACCTCGGCATCCCGAAGAAGACCCCCGACCTCAACCCGTACTCCTCCATCGCGCTCGGGCCCTCCACCGCCAGCGTGCTGGACATGAGCGAGGCGTACGCGACACTCGCCGGCCACGGCAAGCACGGGACGTACACCATCGTCGAGAAGGCCACCAAGAACGGCCAGAAGCTCTCGCTGCCGAAGAAGCGCACCGTCCAGGGCGTCAGCCGGCAGGCCGCGGACACCACGACGTCGATCCTGAAGAGCGTCGTCGCGCACGGCACCGGCACCGCGGCCAAGTCCGCGGGACGGCCCGCGGCGGGCAAGACCGGCACGGCGGAGAGCGACAAGGCCGCCTGGTTCGCCGGATACACGCCCGACCTGTCGACCGTCATCTCGGTGATGGGCCAGGACCCGGCCACCGGAGTGCAGAAGCCGCTGTACGGGGCGCTCGGCCTGCCCCGCATCAACGGCGGCGGCGCACCGGCCCAGATCTGGGGCCAGTACACGGGGGCCGCACTCGCGGGCACCCCACGCACGCCCTTCCGCCTCGACCTCCAGTCGGGCGCGCACCAGGAGGCGCTGCCCACCCCGGCCAAGAGCTCCGCGTCCCCCTCGGCGACGGCGTCGTCCTCCTCGTCGAGCGAGACACCGACCGGACCGCCGTCCGCACCGCCGAGCACCGAACCCACCACCACTCCCCCGGAACCGTCGGAGACCCCGAGCAGCGAGAACCCGGGCGTGATCGGCGGACTGACGGACGGCGGCACCGACACGGGCGGAGGCACGGACGGCGGCACGGGGGGCGAGACCGGGGGCGGCACCACGGGCGGCTGA